GGGGCGGAGTCAACGTCCCCGGCCGGGAACCCCGCAAGTCCATCCAGTTCGTCGCCGGGGAGCCGGGCATCAAGGTCGGCCAGTGAGTCTTCTGCCCGGCTGACCCGAAGCGGGTGTCCGACGTGGATCCGACCGGCCCTCGGGGCCGGTCGGATCCACGCACCGCTCAAATGGGTTGAACCCTGGTGTGCAACCGGTTGGGATGGGCTCATGAAGATCCGTCAGCTCGCCAACGAAGAACGTCCCGTCACCACGTGGCCACTGCAGGGGTACGCGTTCGAGCCGTCCCCGATGGCCGCCGCCGACGCGGAGAAGCTCCGCGATCACCTGCCGTACCACCGGCAGAACGTCACGCTCGTGGTGGAGGAAGACGGGGGAGAGACCCTCGCCGCGGTGAGCGCCTTCCCGATGCGGCAGAACGTCCGTGGCACGGTCCTGCCGATGGCGGGTGTCTCCGGTGTCGCCACCCATCCGTTGGCTCGTCGGCAGGGCCACGTCCGTACGCTGCTCACCCAGCTGCTCGGCGAGATGCGCGACGAGGGGTACGCGGTCAGCGCCCTCTACCCGTTCCGCTCCTCCTTCTACGCCAGATTCGGATTCGCCGGCCTGCCCAAGCCGCGTACGGTCAGCTTCTCCCCGGCCGACCTCGGCGGTCTGCTGAATGCTGACCTCCCCGGCGAGCTGCGCTGGCAACGGGTCCGGGACGGGTACGACGCCTACCGGGGCCTCACCGAGCGGCTGCTCGGCTCGCGGCACGGCTTCTCACTCGCCCCCGACTACCAGGCGGTGCGGCTGCGGGACAGGGACGACCGCTGGTTGGCCAGCGCCTGGCTCGACGGTGAGATGATCGGCGCGGTCACCTACCGGATCGACGAGCACGGCGGCACCCTGACCGGCGACGA
The Micromonospora pisi DNA segment above includes these coding regions:
- a CDS encoding GNAT family N-acetyltransferase — translated: MKIRQLANEERPVTTWPLQGYAFEPSPMAAADAEKLRDHLPYHRQNVTLVVEEDGGETLAAVSAFPMRQNVRGTVLPMAGVSGVATHPLARRQGHVRTLLTQLLGEMRDEGYAVSALYPFRSSFYARFGFAGLPKPRTVSFSPADLGGLLNADLPGELRWQRVRDGYDAYRGLTERLLGSRHGFSLAPDYQAVRLRDRDDRWLASAWLDGEMIGAVTYRIDEHGGTLTGDDLLTVGPLGRALLLQFFARHVDQVARVSMVVPADETPELWATDLAVQTESRIAFPSSVAPMARVLSLDALDGLASGPGRVRVEIVDDPFTAGDYLLDGGSPGSGGGRLEVSRAAGGAVPTATLTAAGISALVYGVLDPEEVPLRGLGTVPADAAVELRSLFPRAMPYLFVDF